Proteins from a single region of Oncorhynchus tshawytscha isolate Ot180627B linkage group LG03, Otsh_v2.0, whole genome shotgun sequence:
- the LOC121841396 gene encoding uncharacterized protein LOC121841396: protein MGYRVAKIFEVLNFSRKSDTLFKEYIKTFLRCKQMASGYPASVTDQESKDKYIQDYHDREGILLDPDRIEVNKTKINVSKLYLSFPQREFSQRCNMLTTSIIKDPKLFLEFVFSDQYEISHFSVLSQDIALVQWRRNKKWVLPPGNVNVFLAAFTTACGRLELYTLMEKLQRRVLYHDTDSMVYVNKQGDWNPPLSNYLGGLTSELEDSDHITECSSCGPKSYTFRTKDNHVVLKAKDVTQNYENAQRVNLESITRLVEGFINDRNSDLEILSSYKKIVRDKKGFHLRNAPLTKRFRVVYDKRLLLPDGTTLPFGY from the coding sequence ATGGGGTATCGTGTGGCCAAAATCTTTGAAGTGTTGAACTTTTCCAGGAAATCAGACACTCTTTTTAAGGAGTACATCAAGACCTTCTTGAGATGCAAGCAAATGGCTTCAGGCTATCCTGCATCGGTCACAGATCAAGAGAGCAAAGACAAGTACATTCAAGACTATCACGACAGAGAAGGCATACTTCTTGACCCTGACAGAATAGAGGTCAACAAAACCAAAATAAATGTGTCAAAATTGTACTTAAGCTTTCCCCAAAGAGAGTTTTCGCAGAGATGCAATATGTTAACAACGTCGATCATTAAAGACCCCAAATTATTTTTGGAATTTGTTTTTTCGGACCAATACGAAATTTCACATTTTTCAGTCTTGAGTCAAGACATTGCCCTGGTGCAATGGAGGCGCAACAAGAAGTGGGTTCTACCCCCgggtaatgtaaatgtgtttcttgcagcATTTACCACGGCCTGTGGCCGACTAGAACTGTACACCCTCATGGAGAAGCTTCAGAGGCGAGTTCTATACCACGACACAGACTCTATGGTCTATGTAAACAAACAGGGCGATTGGAACCCCCCACTCagcaactatctgggtggttTAACGAGTGAACTCGAAGATAGTGACCATATCACAGAATGTTCCTCCTGTGGTCCCAAAAGCTATACTTTTAGGACTAAAGACAATCACGTGGTGTTGAAAGCCAAAGACgtgactcaaaactatgaaaatgcccAGCGTGTAAACTTGGAATCAATCACACGCTTGGTCGAGGGGTTCATAAACGACAGGAATAGTGACTTGGAGATTTTGAGCTCCTACAAAAAAATAGTTAGGGATAAAAAGGGCTTCCATCTAAGGAATGCCCCACTTACTAAAAGATTCAGGGTAGTCTATGACAAGAGACTGCTTTTGCCTGATGGGACCACATTGCCCTTTGGCTACTGA